From the Papaver somniferum cultivar HN1 chromosome 2, ASM357369v1, whole genome shotgun sequence genome, the window AAAGGCCAAGTTGGTGAACTATTTCAAGGTGATCAAGGTTAGAGTTTGTCTCACAACAGATACTTGGACGTCCATTCAGAACTACAACTACATGGTAGTTACTGCCCACTTTATCGATGACCACTGGAAATCACACAAAAGAATCTTATGTTTTTGCTTAATCACTAGTCATGGAGGTGAACATATTGGAAGAACATTGGAGAAGTTTTTGATCGAGTGGGGGCTTGAGAGAGTGTTCACCATCACTCTCGACAATGCATttgcaaataaaaaagaaatagaaTATGTCAAGGAGAGAGTTGTCAGTTGGGGATCATCAATTGTTGGAGGTAAACATTTGCATGTCAGATGTGCTGCCCACGTATTAGTTTTAGTTTTTAAGGATGGGTTGAAGAAGTATAATACTTCAGTGGCAAGAATCAGGTCAGTGGTTAAATACGTCACAGCCTCTCCTGTTAGGATGAAGAAGTTCTTAGAAGCTGTATTTGACGAAAGAATTGAGTACAAAAAGGGATTAATATTAGATGTAAAAACAAGATGGAACTCCATTTTTTGATGTTGGATTCCgcggaaaaatatgaaaaagccTTTATAAGGCTAGCACGGTCAGATAAAGCATTTCGTGAGAGGTTTATCTTCGATATTCCCGATGAACCAGAAATGGGTGTTAATATTGATGCTATTGACAGTACAGATGTTCCCGATGAATATGAATCTACTTCATCTGATTCTGATGCTCCTGAAGAACCCGTAGCTGGTCGGAGAAAAGCCAAGAAGAAAAAGCCTCGTGTGCATGCTCCTGAATAGTATGATTGGGCTAATGCTCGAGTCCTAGTTCAGTTTTTAcatgtattttatctttctttatcAACCATTTTAGAACTGATTGCATGAAACAAAACAAGGTCTGAAACTTAGAACTGATTGCATGATACAAAACAAAGTCTGAAACCAGTAGATGGATTGTAGACTGCGATAGTCAAGGTGGTtagtcttaacttttgttgatTACTCGTTGAATCTTACCTCGTCTGTCACTTGTCAGTGTTTGTTGATTGCTCATTCCAAGTGTTTGTGTTTGTGATTCTGTGTCTTGTTAGAATAGCATAGTTTGAATGGTACAGGCCCTGCAGGGTATTATTACTGTACATGGTTTAATATGCATTATCAACTGGAGCAAATTTATTGCAAGTTTTGCTATGACAACATCCATCTCTATGGACGCAACGGTCGATAACAATTAGTATTTTATCTACAAAAATTCTTTGAAGCCACTGTTGAGTTTTCTGGTTCTACGTATGTCACTTCGCATACATTTTTGGCGGAAATTTGTGATGTACGTGGAGAGTTAAATGAATGGAAAAAATCTCATTATGATCCTCACTTAAGCCATATGGGTGAGAAGATGTTACTTAAATACAACAAGTATTGGGGTGAGTATAAAAACATGAATCCTTTATTGTTTATTTCTGTGCTTCTTGATCCAAGAGAAAAAGAATGTGGACTGCACGTAATACTAGAAGACTTGATTGTGCATGATATTCCTTGGATGAAACGAAGATTGGTAAAAAATTGGTTAAATAAAGTGAAAGAGGATTTTAATGAATTATATACAGCTTATAAGGCAGAATATGAAGGTGTAGGAAGTGTGTTAGCCTCGTCAGAATCTTTAGGTGAAACTGGTGGTAGTCCTAGTCAAGAGAGCTCTAGTTCTAGTTCTACGTTACATAGAAAGAGAAGATATAAGGCCCATAGAGAAGAACGTAAAACCCAGTTTTCTACAATGGAGGATTTTGACAAATCAGAGGTGGAAAGATACTTATCGGAgcagatttactcaccaacaaaagACAAGAAAGAAGGTTCAAAGTTTGATATATTGACTTGGTGGAAAAGCAATGCTGCAAGGTTTGATATTTTGTCACTTATAGCAAGAGACATACTTGCTATTCCCGTCTCTACAGTTGCAAGTGAATCTGCTTTCAGTACTGGAAAGCGAATACTTGGTCATTTTCGTAGTTCTTTAAGACCCCGAACTGTGgaagcattgattctcctacagAACTGGTTGAGGACTCCGATTGATATGGATCCATCTACACTAGGAGCTGAAGAGAAGGAGGATGACGTCTTAGAGTCAGGTATACAACTTTCCTACATTGATTCTCCTACATTTGTCAAGTCTCTGATGTTTTCAGTTTCTTAGAATATATTATAACCATATGTATATTTCCATTAGTAAGTATACTGAGACCTCTTAATCAACATTTGTTGGTTCTCCTTCGGTGCAAGGATTTCTATTTTATCATGTTGTTGTAATCAAGTGCCATGTAGCTTGAAGTCAGAATTGCTTTACAGTTCGCAGTGCCTAAATCAGATCTTTTGATGACTGTAAAGGATGATTCAAGCATATAAATGCATTGTATTGTATTAGGTGTTGTAGAACTACACATTATAACAACACCGTGAAGTTGCAGATATAGCTTTGGTGTCTTTTTATTGATGTAGTGGTGATATATGCAAAGAGATGTGAActcagaaaacaaaaaatacagAAATAATTGTTCCTGATAGATCTTAACTTTTTAGCAACCTGATTAATAAGGACACTCGACCTTATAGATATTTCCATGTCGGACAGCCAGGTGCCTTTTGGACACTTCGATACCGGCACATGTAACGGTGTCATTGTTACAATGTGGAATACAGTGCTCTGAGTTGCATGTTAGTTCTAAACCTATCAAAGgagcagtttcttcttcttcttgttctgtaCTTTTTTTTTGAGGTATAGTTGCTATCTCGAACTCATAGAATTTAGCAATTTCCTAGCCTCGTATTTTGTCTTTCAAACATTAACAGATACAGAACTTGTTGTGATATTATtacttgatgttggtattatgactGAACTTTGCATCAAATCTTTCACTATTATGACTGAATCTATCAAGAGATAActtgtatgcagatttatttggtgatcttagtacttattccatcatcgtagatgatgattgaagaagaaggtcaatatgaagatcttttggtgatgatattgttatatgaagaacaaggtcacgtgaagaacatggaattgggctgggattcatcgtctatttcaaaaagaatagaactcttttcttgagaatacttttgttTGTACATTTTTTATGGTTATACTTTTGTTTCTTGAGAATAGAACTTGTTCAGAGTCTGAACTTCAGACTTCAGAAAGTCatggaaaaaaaaaacggttatacccgccaccctaccctacccgacccgccagagaatgggttgggtaggatcttacccgtttaatggcgggtagggtggcgggtaaaatttttcttaaccgccagtaaacgggtagggtggagggtataggccatatcctacccaccctacccgttgtgcagccctactcgTGGTCCACCATTTGCCGCAATGCAAAATACAACTGGACCCAAAATTTGCCTTCGGATACGGTCTAACTGCAAAACTTTTCTCTATGGTGCCTAGAATATCATGGCTGTTTATGGGGTACCAGTTTACGGGAGGTACCCCTCTTAGAAAAATTGAATTAGAATTTTGGCTCAAATTAGCATTTTATGTGAAAAAGAATGTGGATTCAATACCTAACAACCGGATCATTTTGTATGAGAAACATGTTGAAATgaattgttatttatttatttcaactTTCACAAGATTATTagatacaaaaagaaaaatcataaaaacaaaaatttaatgaATAATTTGTGATGAAACCTAATCgaattttaattcttttttataacTAGTTTAATCAACAATATCATGAACATTAGTACCATCCAGTGCACCAAGTATGGCATCTGTATGCTCTTGTACCACCTTCCATGCCCCAGTCACATGTCGTTCTTCTGTCAGTGTTGCACCCACAGCAAACCGAATCATGTACACCCCTCCAACAACAGCATGAGTCATATATATCTTGCCAGATGCATTCACCGATTCAAGCAGTTTTGCATTGATCTCGTTTGTTTGAGCTTCAATGTAATCATTTTCGACCATTGCTTGCTTGAAGATTGCAGTTGGTTTAAGGCGAAAACAAACCATGGCAAATGTTCGAGGAACCACAATTTCAAACCTGTTATCAATACCGATAAGCCCTTGAAAATACTTGGCCATTTTAACGTGACTCCTAAGGAAAGTTCTCAAGTTTGCAATTCCATAGCTGCGAAGTACTAACCAAAGTTTCATCGATCGGAATCTTCTACTTAGAGCTATTTGCCAATCCTTGTAATCAATGACTTGTTTTGATTCAGTTGCTTTGTTCTTTAGATACTCTGGATTCGTTGATAGTGCCTTGACAAGAGAACTGGAgtctttcacccataaacaacaacaATCCAAAGTAGTGAAGAACCACTTGTGTGCATTTAGACTAAATGAGTCTGCCTCCTCCACACCATCTATGAAGTGCCTGAACTCTGGACAGATACAAGCACTGCCAGCATACGCCGCATCCACATGAACCCAGATACCGTACATTTTTGCGACCTCGCAAAGTGGGCCAATAGGATCTACTGCAGTCGATGAAGTTGTGCCGACAGTAGCACATAGAAATAATGGAACTAATCCGGATTCGATATCAGCGAGAATTGTAGAGTGAAGTGAACTGGGGGATAGACCGAAGTTTGTAGCCTTTGAGGTAGCGATTGCACGGAAGTTCTTCGGGTTTATACCAGCAATCTGAGCTGCTTTTTGTAGTGCACAGTGAGTTTGGTCAGAAGCATAAACAACTAGCTTATTGATGTTTTCTCTACCAATTTTGTTCAACATTTTATCTCTTGCTGCAGTTAGTGTACACAAAATAGCTTCACAAGTAGTTCCTTGTAAAACCCCTCCTCCCCCTGAACTTCCATCGGACGAGAACAGAAATGATTTGGGAAGTGTAAGCATTTGGCCGAGCCAATTCATAACAATACTCTCCAACTCAGTTGCAGCTGGTGAAGACATCCAATTGAAACCCACAACATTAAATCCGGTACTAAGCATTTCCCCAAGAAACCCAGCAATGGAACCACTGGAAGGGAAGTAAGCAAAGTAATTTGGACTCTGCCAATGAGTAAGACCAGGGATTATATCATTTGTGACATCTTGAAGAatggtttcaatggattcagaattgtttggtGCTGATTCTGGTAATCGTTT encodes:
- the LOC113347922 gene encoding tyrosine/DOPA decarboxylase 1-like encodes the protein MGSLPTGNPESLSISSQNPLDPDEFRRQGHMIIDFLADYYENVESYPVRSQVEPGYLRKRLPESAPNNSESIETILQDVTNDIIPGLTHWQSPNYFAYFPSSGSIAGFLGEMLSTGFNVVGFNWMSSPAATELESIVMNWLGQMLTLPKSFLFSSDGSSGGGGVLQGTTCEAILCTLTAARDKMLNKIGRENINKLVVYASDQTHCALQKAAQIAGINPKNFRAIATSKATNFGLSPSSLHSTILADIESGLVPLFLCATVGTTSSTAVDPIGPLCEVAKMYGIWVHVDAAYAGSACICPEFRHFIDGVEEADSFSLNAHKWFFTTLDCCCLWVKDSSSLVKALSTNPEYLKNKATESKQVIDYKDWQIALSRRFRSMKLWLVLRSYGIANLRTFLRSHVKMAKYFQGLIGIDNRFEIVVPRTFAMVCFRLKPTAIFKQAMVENDYIEAQTNEINAKLLESVNASGKIYMTHAVVGGVYMIRFAVGATLTEERHVTGAWKVVQEHTDAILGALDGTNVHDIVD